One segment of Bacteroidales bacterium DNA contains the following:
- a CDS encoding histidine kinase, translating into MIAREHKNILFDFLTLPKYRLWRHMLFIAAFIPITLSQSFFIFDSDPEIPLSTIYWFGALLSVIIIAFLYFNIYYLARRFITKGAYVSYILVLVIATLGFILIKYAGEYRIFSKAGIMKDFNGVTVLDIFSNLTLYSICIASSSLSILFKQWVADSTEIENLKNQHLKNSIDEIKNRINPQFLYAILDCASEKVKSDPEQTSDMLFKLSELLRYQLYDCRRNKVLLESEIEHIRNYLLLEQQKCGNRFTFSISINGKTNIFIPPSMFMPFIEEIIRQHPAELLIYFEVAHQSIRFTCTVPETDLSVCDFQKTRQRLELLYGSRAFLNKGNGSIELQLIC; encoded by the coding sequence ATGATTGCACGTGAACATAAGAATATATTATTTGACTTTCTGACTCTGCCTAAGTATAGATTATGGAGGCACATGCTTTTTATCGCAGCCTTTATACCCATTACCTTATCCCAGTCATTCTTTATATTCGACAGTGATCCTGAAATCCCGTTAAGTACCATATACTGGTTTGGCGCACTTCTTTCCGTGATCATCATTGCATTCCTTTATTTCAATATTTATTATTTAGCCCGGCGTTTCATTACAAAAGGTGCATATGTTAGCTATATCCTGGTTCTGGTAATTGCCACTTTGGGTTTTATTCTCATCAAATATGCCGGAGAATACCGTATCTTTTCAAAAGCTGGAATCATGAAAGATTTTAATGGCGTAACGGTATTGGATATTTTTTCAAACTTAACGTTGTATTCCATTTGTATCGCAAGCAGTTCCCTCAGCATATTATTTAAACAGTGGGTAGCCGACAGTACCGAAATAGAAAATCTGAAGAATCAGCATCTGAAAAACAGCATTGATGAAATAAAAAACCGGATCAACCCGCAATTTCTTTATGCTATCCTGGACTGTGCTTCCGAAAAAGTAAAATCCGATCCTGAACAAACGTCGGATATGCTTTTTAAGTTAAGCGAATTATTGAGGTACCAACTGTATGATTGTAGACGGAATAAGGTACTGTTGGAGTCTGAAATAGAACATATCCGCAATTATTTATTACTCGAACAGCAAAAGTGCGGCAACAGGTTTACCTTCTCCATTTCTATTAACGGGAAGACGAATATATTCATCCCGCCCTCCATGTTTATGCCTTTCATTGAAGAAATTATCAGGCAGCATCCTGCTGAGTTGCTGATCTATTTTGAGGTGGCGCATCAATCTATCAGGTTTACATGTACCGTACCGGAAACAGATTTGTCCGTATGTGATTTTCAGAAAACAAGACAACGGTTGGAATTACTTTACGGTAGCAGGGCCTTTCTTAATAAAGGAAACGGATCAATAGAATTACAGCTAATATGTTGA
- a CDS encoding histidine kinase yields MLNKINHIIPGLFLHPEYRILRHLIIQLSVLLITVNIMWDEPVRILPGRFGSWLLYFFQINLIIYINMYLLVPRLLLKGRTWLYLLIAVILIFTIMFSIALYQSMDENQDDALIRTPLLLGIVSGFSAFALFIGGLTTLQLFKYRIENRHRIDELQSATMEIELANLQNQINPHFLFNMLNNANIMAGEDAGKSSYMLSKLNDLLRYQVEEGSKETVKLKDDITFIGDYLELEKMRRDRFNYTIHSEGNAEIDVPPLLFIPFVENAVKHNPESDSYVAIIFRMKDQHLYFECKNPKARLTYAKKEGGIGLINIKKRLDLLFGKSYSLHLQDEKESYKVTMEFKI; encoded by the coding sequence ATGTTGAACAAAATAAACCATATCATTCCCGGTTTGTTCTTACATCCTGAATACCGGATATTAAGGCATCTTATCATACAGTTGTCTGTGTTACTGATTACCGTAAATATCATGTGGGATGAACCTGTCCGTATCTTACCCGGCAGATTCGGAAGCTGGCTTCTGTATTTTTTTCAGATCAATCTGATCATCTATATCAACATGTACCTGCTCGTTCCCCGATTGCTTCTGAAAGGACGGACCTGGCTATATCTTCTGATAGCAGTAATACTTATTTTCACGATTATGTTTTCTATTGCCCTATATCAAAGTATGGATGAAAATCAGGATGACGCACTTATCAGGACTCCTTTGCTTTTGGGGATCGTTTCCGGATTTTCCGCTTTCGCTCTCTTTATAGGTGGATTAACAACACTTCAGCTATTCAAATACCGGATAGAAAACAGGCACAGGATCGACGAACTGCAAAGTGCAACCATGGAGATAGAATTGGCCAATTTACAAAATCAAATCAATCCCCATTTCCTGTTCAATATGCTCAACAATGCAAATATCATGGCAGGGGAAGACGCCGGAAAATCGTCCTATATGCTTTCCAAATTAAATGATTTATTGCGTTACCAGGTCGAAGAAGGTTCAAAAGAAACGGTAAAACTGAAAGATGATATAACATTTATCGGGGATTATCTCGAATTGGAGAAAATGCGCCGTGACCGTTTCAATTATACCATACATTCGGAAGGAAATGCAGAGATTGATGTCCCCCCACTGTTGTTTATCCCGTTTGTTGAAAATGCAGTGAAGCATAATCCGGAAAGTGACTCGTACGTAGCAATTATTTTCCGGATGAAGGATCAACACTTATACTTTGAATGCAAAAATCCTAAGGCCAGATTAACCTATGCGAAAAAAGAAGGAGGAATAGGCTTGATAAATATAAAAAAACGCCTGGATTTGTTATTCGGGAAAAGTTACAGTCTTCACCTTCAGGATGAAAAGGAATCTTACAAGGTAACGATGGAATTTAAAATATGA
- a CDS encoding nitroreductase — protein MKHIRAILLGSVIVLCTSCGTEPQSKNPAGETSNPVTENIMSRRSIRKYKPVPISRDQMEAILESGIHAPNGQGWQSWEVRIVDNQEFLNGLSAVYHRKNSQGGGNGRNLFYGAPVVAFIAYDTTYDLSQVDCGLFGENMILSAWSVGIGSCCLGGPARFITGDPDAAEYLKKLDFPDTHRLLYCIAFGIPDEAPAAKPRKRTNVRYID, from the coding sequence ATGAAGCATATCAGAGCCATTTTACTGGGAAGCGTAATTGTGTTGTGCACTTCATGTGGTACAGAACCGCAAAGCAAAAACCCGGCAGGGGAAACATCCAATCCCGTGACGGAAAATATCATGTCACGCCGTAGCATACGTAAATATAAACCGGTACCGATCAGCCGCGATCAGATGGAAGCCATTCTGGAGTCGGGTATTCACGCTCCTAATGGACAAGGCTGGCAATCATGGGAAGTCCGTATCGTCGACAATCAGGAATTTCTCAACGGACTCAGTGCGGTATACCACCGGAAAAATTCTCAGGGGGGCGGTAACGGCAGGAATCTGTTCTATGGTGCGCCGGTCGTCGCATTTATCGCGTATGATACTACGTATGATTTATCACAGGTGGATTGCGGATTGTTCGGTGAAAATATGATCCTTTCGGCCTGGTCTGTGGGAATCGGGTCCTGTTGTCTGGGCGGCCCTGCACGTTTTATCACCGGTGATCCCGATGCAGCGGAATATCTCAAAAAACTGGATTTTCCCGATACACACCGTTTGCTGTATTGTATTGCATTCGGAATACCGGATGAAGCACCTGCAGCAAAACCGAGAAAAAGAACAAACGTAAGGTATATTGATTAA
- a CDS encoding chloramphenicol acetyltransferase, with amino-acid sequence MENGYTEIDENKWRRTEHCRIFRDYVDPCYCITTELDITIFHKRNREQGHSFTLALIYAVSACANKIEEFRYRFVDGKIVLFDRINTALTHMKDETELFQVVNITMQDDLDKYLSVAAEKIQNQKVYFTGPLGNDIFMFSPLPWISYTHISHTNSGKKDNATPLFDWGKFFERDGKIILPFSVQVHHSFVDGIHVGKLISSLQNYLNDY; translated from the coding sequence ATGGAGAACGGTTATACTGAAATAGATGAAAATAAATGGCGGCGGACAGAGCACTGCCGGATATTCAGGGATTATGTCGACCCATGCTATTGTATTACCACAGAACTGGATATAACAATTTTTCACAAAAGAAACAGAGAGCAGGGACACTCCTTTACCCTGGCTTTAATTTATGCCGTTTCGGCCTGTGCAAATAAAATTGAAGAATTCCGGTATCGTTTTGTAGATGGTAAGATCGTCCTGTTTGATAGGATAAATACGGCCCTCACCCACATGAAGGATGAAACGGAATTGTTCCAGGTAGTGAATATCACCATGCAGGATGATCTGGATAAATACCTGTCTGTGGCTGCCGAAAAGATCCAAAATCAAAAAGTATACTTTACCGGACCATTAGGCAATGACATTTTCATGTTTTCCCCGCTTCCCTGGATATCGTACACCCATATTTCACATACAAATTCCGGTAAAAAGGATAACGCTACGCCTTTATTTGATTGGGGTAAATTCTTTGAGAGAGACGGAAAAATTATCTTACCGTTCTCGGTACAGGTACATCATTCGTTTGTTGATGGAATACATGTGGGTAAATTGATCAGTTCATTACAAAATTACCTGAATGATTATTAA
- a CDS encoding LytTR family DNA-binding domain-containing protein has product MNCIIVDDEPIARRGIEKLVNQFPSLEISGSFENAEVAAGFIQDNTVDLIFLDIQMPGINGIEFAKSISKATLVIFTTAFAEFALDSYEVDAVDYLVKPIKPERFKKAVEKAISYHTMLLSEEKNTHIGLVENEYIFIKSERRFFKVNFKDILFIEGLKDYVIIQTGSQRLITHMNLKAIYELLPQNKFLRANRSYIINKDCVDSFSNNDVFIGNYEIGISNFYRDAFFERLMT; this is encoded by the coding sequence ATGAATTGTATCATAGTAGACGACGAGCCTATTGCCCGCAGAGGGATAGAGAAGCTGGTAAATCAATTCCCTTCATTGGAAATATCCGGAAGTTTCGAAAATGCCGAAGTGGCTGCAGGATTTATCCAGGACAACACGGTTGATTTAATTTTCCTGGATATTCAGATGCCCGGCATCAACGGGATAGAATTTGCCAAAAGCATATCTAAGGCAACTTTGGTCATTTTTACCACCGCATTTGCCGAATTTGCGCTCGACAGTTATGAGGTCGACGCCGTTGATTACCTTGTTAAACCGATCAAACCCGAACGATTTAAAAAGGCTGTCGAAAAAGCCATCAGCTATCATACCATGTTGCTTTCCGAAGAAAAAAATACACATATCGGTCTGGTGGAAAACGAGTATATTTTTATCAAATCCGAGCGTAGGTTTTTCAAAGTTAACTTTAAAGACATCCTGTTTATAGAGGGACTTAAGGATTATGTGATTATCCAGACAGGAAGCCAACGATTAATTACCCATATGAATTTAAAAGCCATTTACGAATTACTGCCTCAAAATAAATTTTTAAGGGCAAACCGCTCTTATATTATCAACAAAGATTGTGTAGACTCTTTCAGCAATAATGATGTTTTCATCGGTAATTATGAGATCGGGATCAGCAATTTTTACCGGGATGCATTTTTTGAACGATTGATGACGTAA